DNA from Acidimicrobiales bacterium:
CGGGGTCGACCGCACCATCCGCCGTCGCCGCGATGGCGGGAGCACCATCGCCATTCACCTGAAGGACCGGCCGTGGCCCGCGGTGCTGGCCGACATGATCGAGGGCGTGGTGGTGGCCAACGGCCTCGACGGAGCCGACGCCATGCGGGTGCGTACCGCCCTGTGGGCCGCGCTCGACGACGACCACGAGGCCGACGCCGCGTAGCCCCCGGCTCGTCGGGGTAGCGTGGCCCGACCGCCGGGCGAGTGGCGAAATCGGTAGACGCAGCTGGCTTAAACCCGGCAGGGCTCTCGAGCCCGTGGGGGTTCGAATCCCCCCTCGCCCACCAAGAAATCCCTGGTCAACAGGGGTTTCGAGGACGACTGATCGGCCGATCTCTACCGGATCTCTACCGTTGAAGATTGAACAACCTGCGGCGCAGATCGCCGGACCGGTCCAGGTCGTGCGGCGCGGCTCCCGGCCGGCTGCGGCCATCTCGATGACCGAGGCGCATCACAACAAAAATGAAAAGGGCCCCGTGAGTTCCGGGGCCCAAATACCGCAGGTGCTTCGGTTGCATTCGGCTGACGCCTACTAACCGAACCTGCGGCACTCGCCATGGTACCAGTGGATCAGATCACCGTCACGTAGTTCGTGAATGACCGTCCCGTGCACGTGTTGGAGAGGACCTTGGCCGGGCGGATCGACGCGAGGTGGGCGTCGAACGCCGCCATGGCGGTATCGCCCTCCACAGCCCGCCGCCGAACGGCTGCGACCACATCGGCGACTTGCACGCCCTCGTTTCCATGAGAGCTCGCGTAGTAGACGCCCGGGTGGACTCGGAGCTTGCGGGAGGCCGCGAAGCTCGCCACACACCGGCTCGCGTGCTGATCGAACTGGTGGGTCGACCAGTCGGCGATGACCATGCCGAGCGAGTTGGTCGCTCGGCACTCCACCTCAAAATGTTCGACCAGGCATTGGAGCTGCAGTGGCATCGTCGTGGCCAGCGTCATCGGGTGGTGGAGGTTGGCCTTGGTGATGGTCGCCGCGTAGAAGGTGCCTCCCAGGTCGCTGACGATTCGGGCCAGCTCATGGGCGAAGTTGCGGTTGTTCGCACGGTTCCAAGGGTTGGGCTTCACGAGTCCGCTCGACTTGACCTCCCAGCCCTGCGGGACGCCGCGACCTGGGTAGAAGCGAGCCTTCGCTCCGAGGACTCGTCGCGACAGGGCCGGGTAGCGGAGCGTGTCGATCGACAGTCCGGCGATGACCACCGCTCCTGAGGCGTGGCCGGCGTCGGGCTTGCCCGAGTCGTCGAGGATCAAGAGACGCGTGTTCATGCCTGCACCAGAACGAGATCGATTCGAGAGGTAGGTGCCTCAGTCATGAGTATCTTCGCCCATTCCTCGCCGAAGAACCCGAGGAGGTCCTGTGTCGGGAGGTTCAGCGAAACCTGCTCGGCCAGCTCGGCGAGAGTCGCATGTATGCCGGACATCGGTGGCATCTCCATGGATGCTGCGAAGTGCTCCAGCGCTGGGGCGATCGCTTGCGTCACCGACTGAGCGATCGATTCGTTCAGCCCGCGGAGCGCCTGCTCCATCGCGGAACCCCTGACGGCCTCGGCGAGATCGGTATGGGCGAAGCGCGCCAGGCTGGTGGCGGCGACCAGGTCGGCCAGCGTGCTCGACGTCGCGATCGTCTCAGCGAGTGAGGCGGTGTCGAGGCCAGCGAGGGCTGTGAGACGGTCGAGCAGCGCGGCGCCGTTGCCCTTGCCTACGCCGTTGCGGGCGGCGAGCGGGCCGAGCAGCTCGATCAGCCGGTCGGTGTCGAGTTGGCGGACACGGGCAGCGTCGCGCAGCACGTCGGCGACCAGACTCAGATCGGTCCGAGCCCCGACCAGGTCGGCGATGGTTCGTTCGATGGTGGTCACCGGCAGGCCATGAGCGATCGTCACGTCGCCGGGCTCGAGCTGCTGCTGGCGGTACCTGATCTCTGGCCGCTGGGTCTGACGACGGACGGGGGAGCTGAGCTCGTGCCGATCGGCAGGCAGGTCGCCCACGCCGTGCAGCGATGCGGCTGACTCACCCATGACCACCACGCCACCTACGAGGTCCCGAAGGCGGGTTTCGGCGGCGTCCGAAGGATCAGCGGCCAGCCATGCTGCGCGCAGGCTCTCGAATTCGTCAGAAGGGGCGCCGGCGTCGCGATACACCCCGTGTGCCAGCCGTTCGAGGTGACCGGCCTTTGTCAGACGGGAGAGATCGAGTCGCTGGACCCCGTGCGCGGCAGCCTGAGCCGTCGTCACCATCCCCCATTGGGATGCCGACAGCTCGGCCAGCACTCGGAGCGCCTCAGACGTCTTCATTGCTTCGATAGTATCACCTATCCCGATACTTTCCAAGCAGTCATCGTGCTGGGTGCGGATTCACTCAGGAAGTAGACCGGCGTCGCGGAGTGCACCGATGATCTCAGCGGGGGTGCCGACCGCTTCGAGGTGGACGATTTCGCGTGCGGAACTGCCGGGTTGGATGTCGATCACGCGGGCGAGGAACGGGTCGTCGGCGTCGCCAGCCACGATCACGTTCCCGGGCGCGACGCGCTGGGGATCCTCGGCTTCATCGAGGTAGGTCCACACATGGCCGGTGTCGTCGATTTGCAGGTACAGGCGTACCTATACGCCGTCGCGGAGCAGTTCGGGACGCTCCTCTACGCGATGCGCAGGCACGAACGTGGCTCGGACAGTTTCTTCGAATCGTTCGTCGCATCGCCGACCAATCTGCAGACGATCATCGGCGACGTGACAGGCGTCGACCGTACAACGCTCCTCGCCCTCGTCGGGGACCCGTCCGATGCCGTGCGGCCGCCCGATTCGGAGGCCGTCCCGTCCCTCGATCCGGCGGATGTGGCGACGGTGAACATCGGCGGGATCGAGGTGCCAGAGCGAATCATCGACGACCAGGCGTTCGACAACCTCGTGCTTCGCGCGGGGGAGCTGGTGGACCTCGTGGTGACCAACATCGGTCAGCTCCGTGAGATGGTCGAGGCTCCGGAGCCGATTCCCGGTGCAAACCGGCAGCCGCAGAGCCTGCGTGCGGTCGACAACTCATTCCGTCACGGACTGCGCCTCCTCTTCCATGAGGCATCGCCAGCGGACCGGACCTTTCGAGTCGACGCCCTGACCTCCCCACCGGAACCACCGGGCGTCGACCTCTACCTGCCAGTCCGAGGCAAAGCGGCCGCGGAGTCCATCAACTTCGCGACCATCTCGTGCACGCCTGGGCGAACCGAGGAACACCTCGCATCCCTCAGGCAGCTTTCGTTGCGCACTGGCCAGCTCGCTCGCGCCTTCGCCGGCTTCCAGATCACTGGCCGGCCGGACCAACTGCTCGCAGCTACCAGTTTGGAGCTGCCGATCTCTACCGGATCTCTACCGGACGGGTACATACGGGGGTGAACTGGCTGGTACGGGCTGGACGGCCAGGTCGCGAAACCCCTGGTCAGACGGTACGGAACGACACTCGCTGGTACGTGACGACACCCCGTTCTCCAGAGTTCGACTCCCCCTCGCCCACCACAGATTCGGGTTGCGGCCTCACGAGTCGCGGGTTCTCGAATAGAACACGGTTACACTATTTGGGTCCGGAGGCTGCGGTCCCGGAACCGACGTCGACCGGGAGGATGGCAGCTTTGGTGAAAGGCGACCGACGTAGCCGAGCGTCGATCCGCACCACGTGAGCATCGACGAAGAGGTCGAGCGGGACCCGCCCGCAAGCGAGTCTGGGTCCCCCGAGTCCCTCCCACCGCCGCGGTCGCCGTGGATCGCGGTGCTGGTGATCCTCGTCGGCAACTACGCCGCGGTGCTCAACATCACCGTCGTCGGCGTCGCGCTGCCGAGCATCGACCAGACCTTCGGCAGTGCCGACTCGCTGTCGGTCGACTGGGTGGTCACGATCTTCCTGACGGGAGTGGTGCTGGTCCTGCCGCTCACGGGCTGGCTCGCCGACCGACTCGGACGCCGGGTGTTGTACATCCTCAGTCTCGTCGCGTTCGGCGCGGGAGCCGCGCTCTGTGCGGTCGCACCCAACATGTTGGTGCTCGTGGCTGGCCGGCTGCTCCAGGGCTTCGGTGGCGGCGCCCTGATGCCGGTCGGCATGGCGATGGTCTATGACCTGTTCCCACCCCACCGTCGTGGCACCGCCATGGGCA
Protein-coding regions in this window:
- a CDS encoding type IV toxin-antitoxin system AbiEi family antitoxin domain-containing protein, which translates into the protein MLAELSASQWGMVTTAQAAAHGVQRLDLSRLTKAGHLERLAHGVYRDAGAPSDEFESLRAAWLAADPSDAAETRLRDLVGGVVVMGESAASLHGVGDLPADRHELSSPVRRQTQRPEIRYRQQQLEPGDVTIAHGLPVTTIERTIADLVGARTDLSLVADVLRDAARVRQLDTDRLIELLGPLAARNGVGKGNGAALLDRLTALAGLDTASLAETIATSSTLADLVAATSLARFAHTDLAEAVRGSAMEQALRGLNESIAQSVTQAIAPALEHFAASMEMPPMSGIHATLAELAEQVSLNLPTQDLLGFFGEEWAKILMTEAPTSRIDLVLVQA